A window of the Eretmochelys imbricata isolate rEreImb1 chromosome 7, rEreImb1.hap1, whole genome shotgun sequence genome harbors these coding sequences:
- the KBTBD8 gene encoding kelch repeat and BTB domain-containing protein 8 isoform X1, whose protein sequence is MAALGELSKFSQTLNGIPSSNTVSSGMDPFHACSILQQLKTMYDEGQLTDIVVEVDHGKTFSCHRNVLAAISPYFRSMFTSGLTESTQKEVRIVGVEAESMHLVLNYAYTSRVMLTEANVQALFTAASIFQIPSIQDQCAKYMISHLDPQNSIGVFIFADHYGHQELKDRSQDYIRKKFLSVTKEQEFLQLRKDQLISILDSDDLNVDKEEHVYDSVIRWFEHEQNKREVHLPEIFAKCIRMPLLEETFLERIPPMFAQAIAKSCVQKGQPSANGYTQRLGMTASEMIMCFDAAHKHSGKKQTVPCLDSVTGRVFKLCKPPNDLREVGILVSPDNDIYIAGGYRPSSSEVSIDHRAESDFWMYDHSGNRWLPKAPLLRARIGCKLVHCCGKLYAIGGRVYEGDGRNSLKSVECYDSRENCWTAVCPMPVAMEFHSAVEYKEHIYVLQGEFFLCYDPQKDYWGFLTPMTVPRIQGLAAVYNDSIYYIAGTCGNHQRMFTVEAYDIELNKWTRKKDFPCDQSINPYIKLVLFKNKLHLFVRATQVTVEEHVFRTSRKNSLYQYDEVTDQWQKVYETPDRLWDLGRHFECAVAKLYPQCLQKVI, encoded by the exons ATGGCAGCGCTGGGAG aactaAGTAAGTTTTCACAAACACTGAATGGAATTCCTTCTTCAAACACAGTCAGCAGTGGAATGGATCCCTTTCATGCTTGCAGTATTCTCCAACAACTTAAAACAATGTACGATGAAGGACAGCTGACAGATATTGTAGTGGAAGTTGATCATGGGAAGACATTTTCCTGTCATAGGAATGTTCTTGCTGCAATCAGTCCTTATTTCAG atCTATGTTCACTAGCGGCCTTACAGAAAGTACCCAGAAAGAAGTTCGTATAGTTGGTGTTGAAGCAGAGTCAATGCATTTAGTATTGAACTATGCATATACCTCCAGAGTAATGCTGACAGAGGCCAATGTCCAAGCTTTGTTCACTGCAGCTAGTATCTTCCAGATCCCTTCCATACAGGACCAGTGTGCTAAATATATGATCAGTCATTTGGACCCACAAAACTCTATTGGGGTGTTTATCTTTGCTGATCACTATGGTCATCAGGAACTCAAAGACAGATCACAAGACTACATTCGTAAAAAGTTTCTGAGTGTCACCAAAGAGCAAGAGTTTCTCCAGTTGAGAAAAGACCAACTCATAAGTATACTGGACAGTGATGACTTAAACGTAGACAAAGAAGAGCATGTTTACGACAGCGTTATAAGGTGGTTTGAACATGAACAAAATAAAAGAGAAGTGCACCTTCCAGAAATATTTGCCAAATGCATCCGCATGCCTCTGTTGGAAGAAACATTTTTAGAGAGAATCCCTCCCATGTTTGCACAGGCTATAGCCAAAAGCTGTGTACAAAAGGGACAACCTAGTGCCAATGGCTATACACAACGGCTTGGAATGACTGCTTCTGAAATGATCATGTGCTTTGATGCTGCCCACAAACACTCAGGAAAGAAGCAAACAGTGCCTTGTTTAGATTCAGTCACAGGGAGAGTGTTTAAACTATGCAAACCACCAAACGATTTGAGGGAAGTTGGAATTCTTGTATCACCTGATAATGATATTTACATTGCAGGAGGCTACAGGCCAAGCAGCAGTGAGGTCTCCATAGACCACAGAGCAGAGAGTGACTTTTGGATGTATGATCACTCTGGCAATAGATGGCTACCTAAAGCTCCTTTGCTACGAGCCAGAATAGGCTGCAAACTGGTTCATTGCTGTGGTAAACTGTATGCAATAGGTGGTCGTGTTTATGAAGGAGATGGTCGAAATTCACTAAAATCTGTGGAGTGTTACGACAGCAGAGAGAACTGTTGGACAGCTGTCTGTCCAATGCCTGTAGCAATGGAATTTCATAGTGCTGTGGAATATAAAGAGCACATCTATGTTTTACAGG GAGAATTTTTCCTCTGCTATGATCCACAGAAAGATTACTGGGGTTTTTTAACCCCAATGACTGTGCCTAGAATCCAAGGCTTGGCAGCTGTATACAATGACTCCATCTACTACATCGCTGGAACCTGTGGAAATCATCAGCGTATGTTTACCGTAGAGGCCTATGACATCGAGCTAAATAAGTGGACTAGAAAAAAGGACTTCCCATGCGATCAGTCCATTAATCCCTATATTAAACTGGTactcttcaaaaacaaactccatttGTTTGTCAGAGCCACTCAAGTCACTGTTGAAGAACATGTTTTCAGAACCAGCAGGAAGAATTCACTCTATCAGTATGATGAGGTTACTGACCAATGGCAGAAAGTGTATGAGACTCCAGATAGGCTTTGGGATTTAGGCCGGCATTTTGAATGTGCTGTTGCTAAGTTGTATCCGCAGTGTCTTCAGaaagttatttaa
- the KBTBD8 gene encoding kelch repeat and BTB domain-containing protein 8 isoform X2 gives MAALGVSSGMDPFHACSILQQLKTMYDEGQLTDIVVEVDHGKTFSCHRNVLAAISPYFRSMFTSGLTESTQKEVRIVGVEAESMHLVLNYAYTSRVMLTEANVQALFTAASIFQIPSIQDQCAKYMISHLDPQNSIGVFIFADHYGHQELKDRSQDYIRKKFLSVTKEQEFLQLRKDQLISILDSDDLNVDKEEHVYDSVIRWFEHEQNKREVHLPEIFAKCIRMPLLEETFLERIPPMFAQAIAKSCVQKGQPSANGYTQRLGMTASEMIMCFDAAHKHSGKKQTVPCLDSVTGRVFKLCKPPNDLREVGILVSPDNDIYIAGGYRPSSSEVSIDHRAESDFWMYDHSGNRWLPKAPLLRARIGCKLVHCCGKLYAIGGRVYEGDGRNSLKSVECYDSRENCWTAVCPMPVAMEFHSAVEYKEHIYVLQGEFFLCYDPQKDYWGFLTPMTVPRIQGLAAVYNDSIYYIAGTCGNHQRMFTVEAYDIELNKWTRKKDFPCDQSINPYIKLVLFKNKLHLFVRATQVTVEEHVFRTSRKNSLYQYDEVTDQWQKVYETPDRLWDLGRHFECAVAKLYPQCLQKVI, from the exons ATGGCAGCGCTGGGAG TCAGCAGTGGAATGGATCCCTTTCATGCTTGCAGTATTCTCCAACAACTTAAAACAATGTACGATGAAGGACAGCTGACAGATATTGTAGTGGAAGTTGATCATGGGAAGACATTTTCCTGTCATAGGAATGTTCTTGCTGCAATCAGTCCTTATTTCAG atCTATGTTCACTAGCGGCCTTACAGAAAGTACCCAGAAAGAAGTTCGTATAGTTGGTGTTGAAGCAGAGTCAATGCATTTAGTATTGAACTATGCATATACCTCCAGAGTAATGCTGACAGAGGCCAATGTCCAAGCTTTGTTCACTGCAGCTAGTATCTTCCAGATCCCTTCCATACAGGACCAGTGTGCTAAATATATGATCAGTCATTTGGACCCACAAAACTCTATTGGGGTGTTTATCTTTGCTGATCACTATGGTCATCAGGAACTCAAAGACAGATCACAAGACTACATTCGTAAAAAGTTTCTGAGTGTCACCAAAGAGCAAGAGTTTCTCCAGTTGAGAAAAGACCAACTCATAAGTATACTGGACAGTGATGACTTAAACGTAGACAAAGAAGAGCATGTTTACGACAGCGTTATAAGGTGGTTTGAACATGAACAAAATAAAAGAGAAGTGCACCTTCCAGAAATATTTGCCAAATGCATCCGCATGCCTCTGTTGGAAGAAACATTTTTAGAGAGAATCCCTCCCATGTTTGCACAGGCTATAGCCAAAAGCTGTGTACAAAAGGGACAACCTAGTGCCAATGGCTATACACAACGGCTTGGAATGACTGCTTCTGAAATGATCATGTGCTTTGATGCTGCCCACAAACACTCAGGAAAGAAGCAAACAGTGCCTTGTTTAGATTCAGTCACAGGGAGAGTGTTTAAACTATGCAAACCACCAAACGATTTGAGGGAAGTTGGAATTCTTGTATCACCTGATAATGATATTTACATTGCAGGAGGCTACAGGCCAAGCAGCAGTGAGGTCTCCATAGACCACAGAGCAGAGAGTGACTTTTGGATGTATGATCACTCTGGCAATAGATGGCTACCTAAAGCTCCTTTGCTACGAGCCAGAATAGGCTGCAAACTGGTTCATTGCTGTGGTAAACTGTATGCAATAGGTGGTCGTGTTTATGAAGGAGATGGTCGAAATTCACTAAAATCTGTGGAGTGTTACGACAGCAGAGAGAACTGTTGGACAGCTGTCTGTCCAATGCCTGTAGCAATGGAATTTCATAGTGCTGTGGAATATAAAGAGCACATCTATGTTTTACAGG GAGAATTTTTCCTCTGCTATGATCCACAGAAAGATTACTGGGGTTTTTTAACCCCAATGACTGTGCCTAGAATCCAAGGCTTGGCAGCTGTATACAATGACTCCATCTACTACATCGCTGGAACCTGTGGAAATCATCAGCGTATGTTTACCGTAGAGGCCTATGACATCGAGCTAAATAAGTGGACTAGAAAAAAGGACTTCCCATGCGATCAGTCCATTAATCCCTATATTAAACTGGTactcttcaaaaacaaactccatttGTTTGTCAGAGCCACTCAAGTCACTGTTGAAGAACATGTTTTCAGAACCAGCAGGAAGAATTCACTCTATCAGTATGATGAGGTTACTGACCAATGGCAGAAAGTGTATGAGACTCCAGATAGGCTTTGGGATTTAGGCCGGCATTTTGAATGTGCTGTTGCTAAGTTGTATCCGCAGTGTCTTCAGaaagttatttaa